A portion of the Novosphingobium sp. KA1 genome contains these proteins:
- a CDS encoding DNA translocase FtsK: protein MATRPLAPGRRIAKPDWRAVLKRSLRRAGELGGALLLFAAMAFLTLALLSYHQTDPSASTAAGGPAENWMGPVGAWVAERVLLLFGPVSALFVPLLYVFARKLWLLVEEEDGEMEPSNQRWWRPVFVLALAMVLIATVLSLAFPQAGATGTLLGLTYVQPGGTLPASMGGISGLLGAWVIETLTGFLPGVFASWAAFAISVLCLGGGLLLAGSVFAWDWGRLLTLPGRIGRASAPGEASPRSAEKEKTREKAPKIQSAPFMDDDFDDAPVAAAAQREPAKPRKAPEISDPKAAATPAQLNIGNRQKDMFDKFALPGLDLLNDPPPNSQPKIDKLSLERNARLLETVLDDFNVKGEITAVRTGPVVTMYELEPAPGIKASRVIGLADDIARNMSAISARVSSIPGRTVMGIELPNADRQMVSFKEMVASEAFASHKGMLPIILGKDIAGEPVVADLATMPHLLVAGTTGSGKSVGLNTILLSLLYRLTPAQCRLILVDPKVLELKSYDDIPHLLSPVVTEPPKAVRALKWAVEEMERRYRQMSEISVRNLASFNEKVRAAAAKGKPLGRRIQIGFDPETGEELYEDRQLDYETLPQIVLIVDELADLMVTVGKEIEVLIQRLSQKSRAAGIHLIMATQRPSVDVITGVIKANLPTRVSFAVTSRIDSRTILGEQGAEQLLGKGDMLYKPSSDPVKRVHGPFVSDEEVEHVADHWRAQGKPDYVDAVTNEPEEGSFGFDDLDATASDQPEERKYRQVCQLVFENQKVSVSWLQRQMGVGYNTAAKWVERMEQDGYVGPANHVGRRDIYRDENGAPL, encoded by the coding sequence ATGGCGACACGGCCCCTCGCACCCGGACGGCGAATCGCCAAGCCGGACTGGCGCGCAGTGCTCAAGCGGTCCTTGCGCCGCGCGGGCGAGCTGGGCGGCGCCCTGCTGCTGTTCGCGGCGATGGCCTTCCTCACCCTCGCGCTGCTGAGCTACCACCAGACCGATCCCTCCGCCTCGACCGCCGCCGGCGGCCCGGCGGAGAACTGGATGGGCCCGGTCGGCGCCTGGGTGGCGGAGCGGGTGCTGCTGCTGTTCGGCCCGGTTTCCGCGCTCTTCGTGCCGCTGCTCTATGTCTTCGCCCGCAAGCTCTGGCTGCTGGTCGAGGAAGAGGACGGCGAGATGGAGCCTTCCAACCAGCGCTGGTGGCGCCCGGTCTTTGTGCTGGCGCTGGCCATGGTGCTGATCGCCACGGTGCTCAGCCTCGCCTTCCCGCAGGCCGGCGCCACCGGCACCCTGCTCGGCCTCACCTATGTCCAGCCCGGCGGCACCCTGCCCGCCTCGATGGGCGGCATTTCCGGCCTGCTCGGCGCCTGGGTGATCGAGACGCTGACCGGCTTCCTGCCCGGCGTCTTTGCCTCCTGGGCGGCCTTTGCCATTTCCGTGCTCTGCCTTGGCGGCGGCCTGCTGCTGGCGGGCAGCGTGTTCGCCTGGGACTGGGGCCGCCTGCTGACCCTGCCCGGCCGCATCGGCCGCGCTTCCGCCCCCGGCGAGGCTTCGCCCCGCAGCGCCGAGAAGGAAAAGACCCGCGAGAAGGCGCCGAAGATCCAGTCCGCGCCGTTCATGGACGACGACTTCGACGACGCGCCGGTGGCCGCCGCTGCCCAGCGCGAACCGGCCAAGCCGCGCAAGGCGCCCGAGATCAGCGATCCCAAGGCCGCCGCCACCCCCGCGCAGCTCAACATCGGCAACCGCCAGAAGGACATGTTCGACAAGTTCGCGCTGCCCGGGCTCGACCTGCTCAACGATCCGCCGCCCAACTCGCAGCCCAAGATCGACAAGCTCAGCCTCGAACGCAACGCGCGCCTGCTCGAAACCGTGCTGGACGATTTCAACGTCAAGGGCGAGATCACCGCCGTGCGCACCGGCCCGGTCGTCACCATGTACGAACTGGAGCCCGCGCCCGGCATCAAGGCCAGCCGCGTGATCGGCCTTGCCGACGACATCGCCCGCAACATGAGCGCGATCTCGGCCCGCGTCTCCTCGATTCCGGGGCGCACCGTCATGGGCATCGAACTGCCCAATGCCGACCGCCAGATGGTCTCGTTCAAGGAGATGGTCGCCTCCGAGGCTTTCGCCAGCCACAAGGGCATGCTGCCGATCATCCTGGGCAAGGACATCGCCGGCGAGCCGGTGGTGGCGGACCTGGCGACGATGCCGCACTTGCTGGTCGCCGGTACCACCGGTTCGGGCAAGTCGGTCGGCCTCAACACCATCCTGCTCTCGCTGCTCTACCGCCTCACCCCGGCGCAGTGCCGCCTGATCCTCGTCGATCCCAAGGTGCTGGAACTCAAGAGCTACGACGATATTCCGCACTTGCTCTCGCCGGTCGTCACCGAGCCGCCCAAGGCGGTGCGCGCGCTGAAGTGGGCGGTCGAGGAAATGGAGCGCCGCTACCGCCAGATGAGCGAGATCAGCGTGCGTAACCTCGCCAGCTTCAACGAGAAAGTCCGCGCCGCCGCCGCCAAGGGCAAGCCGCTGGGCCGCCGCATCCAGATCGGCTTCGACCCGGAGACGGGCGAGGAACTCTACGAAGACCGCCAGCTCGATTACGAGACGCTGCCGCAGATCGTGCTGATCGTCGACGAACTCGCCGACCTCATGGTCACCGTCGGCAAGGAAATCGAAGTGCTGATCCAGCGCCTCAGCCAGAAGAGCCGCGCGGCGGGCATCCACCTGATCATGGCGACGCAGCGCCCCTCGGTCGACGTCATCACCGGCGTCATCAAGGCCAACCTGCCGACCCGCGTGTCGTTTGCCGTCACCAGCCGCATCGACAGCCGCACCATCCTGGGCGAACAGGGCGCCGAGCAGCTGCTGGGCAAGGGCGACATGCTCTACAAGCCCAGCTCCGACCCGGTGAAGCGCGTCCACGGCCCCTTCGTCTCGGACGAGGAAGTCGAACACGTTGCCGACCACTGGCGCGCGCAGGGCAAGCCCGACTACGTCGATGCCGTCACCAACGAGCCGGAAGAAGGCTCGTTCGGCTTCGACGACCTCGACGCCACCGCCTCCGACCAGCCCGAGGAACGCAAGTACCGCCAGGTCTGCCAGCTGGTGTTCGAGAACCAGAAGGTCTCGGTCTCCTGGCTGCAGCGCCAGATGGGCGTGGGCTACAACACCGCCGCCAAGTGGGTGGAGCGCATGGAGCAGGACGGCTACGTCGGCCCCGCCAACCACGTCGGCCGCCGCGACATCTACCGCGACGAGAACGGCGCGCCGCTCTAG
- a CDS encoding thiamine phosphate synthase — translation MARCYSVPVPNRQPPLAPDIWLVSDARNDATLETALARLPRGSGLVLRHYHLPPAERRIRFAVLKRVARRFGHVIVLSGTAREARKWGADGAYGAAGNLTHGPAILRLVTVHSLRELARAHRARAAMAVVSPVFATRSHPGGKTLGPTRFRLLAARAQVPVIALGGMTAHRARTLPARKWAAIQAFI, via the coding sequence ATGGCGCGCTGCTATAGCGTCCCCGTGCCGAACCGCCAGCCACCTCTTGCGCCCGACATCTGGCTCGTCAGCGACGCCCGCAACGATGCCACGCTCGAAACCGCGCTCGCGCGGCTGCCGCGCGGATCGGGGCTGGTGCTGCGCCACTACCACCTGCCGCCTGCCGAACGCCGCATCCGTTTCGCGGTTTTGAAACGTGTGGCCCGCCGTTTCGGCCACGTCATCGTGCTTTCCGGGACAGCCCGCGAAGCCCGGAAATGGGGCGCGGACGGGGCCTACGGCGCGGCGGGAAACCTCACCCATGGCCCCGCGATCCTGCGCCTCGTCACCGTCCATTCGCTGCGCGAACTCGCCCGCGCCCACCGCGCCCGCGCCGCCATGGCCGTGGTCTCGCCGGTCTTCGCCACCCGCTCGCACCCCGGCGGCAAGACGCTGGGGCCGACGCGGTTTCGCCTCCTGGCGGCGCGCGCGCAGGTGCCGGTGATCGCGCTGGGCGGCATGACGGCGCACCGCGCCCGCACGCTACCTGCCCGCAAATGGGCGGCGATTCAGGCGTTTATCTGA
- a CDS encoding YggS family pyridoxal phosphate-dependent enzyme, translating into MDQPASPLQAVRAGIAHAATIAGRAPGAIELVAISKTHPAEAILPLLAEGQRVFGENRVQEAEAKWPALREAHPDVVLHLVGQLQSNKAEDAVALFDCIHALDRPSLVTALARAMDKLGRRVPCFVQVNIGAEEQKGGCAIADLPALLAEVRGADIPLAGLMCVPPAGIEAAPFFALLAKLAADNGVSGLSMGMSEDFETAIMLGATHVRVGSALFGARAAA; encoded by the coding sequence ATGGATCAGCCAGCTTCTCCTCTCCAGGCCGTTCGCGCCGGGATCGCCCACGCCGCCACCATTGCCGGACGCGCGCCCGGGGCGATCGAACTCGTCGCCATCTCCAAGACCCACCCCGCCGAGGCGATCCTGCCGCTCCTCGCCGAGGGGCAGCGCGTCTTTGGGGAAAACCGCGTGCAGGAAGCCGAGGCCAAGTGGCCCGCCCTGCGCGAGGCCCATCCCGATGTGGTGCTGCACCTCGTCGGCCAGCTCCAGTCCAACAAGGCCGAGGACGCGGTCGCGCTGTTCGACTGCATCCACGCGCTCGACCGGCCCTCGCTGGTTACGGCGCTGGCCAGGGCGATGGACAAGCTGGGCCGCCGGGTGCCGTGCTTCGTGCAGGTGAACATCGGCGCCGAAGAGCAGAAGGGCGGTTGCGCGATTGCCGATCTGCCCGCCCTGCTGGCCGAAGTGCGCGGCGCGGATATTCCGCTGGCGGGCCTGATGTGCGTGCCGCCGGCGGGCATCGAGGCGGCGCCGTTCTTTGCCCTGCTTGCCAAGCTTGCCGCCGACAACGGGGTTTCCGGCCTGTCGATGGGCATGAGCGAGGACTTCGAAACGGCGATCATGCTGGGCGCCACGCATGTGCGCGTGGGCAGCGCGCTGTTCGGCGCGCGGGCCGCAGCCTGA
- a CDS encoding LysE family translocator, with the protein MALHTLWIFAVAVFLLSATPGPNMLHVLSRSVELGVKRTLATMAGCLLGLVTLLAASAVGLGALLHALPGTFTALRIAGAGYLLFLAVKAWRAPVSDDDDALQTVRPEVSWLALLRGGYAISISNPKAIVFAAAFLPQFIDPARPQAPQFAILVAVFAVIEAFWYAVYAFSGRALSRHLGKAGVKRAFNRLTGGLFAGFGLSLLAFRAA; encoded by the coding sequence ATGGCGCTTCACACCCTCTGGATCTTCGCCGTCGCGGTCTTCCTCCTGAGCGCGACGCCGGGCCCCAACATGCTCCACGTGCTCTCGCGCAGCGTGGAACTGGGCGTGAAGCGCACCCTCGCCACCATGGCGGGCTGCCTCCTGGGTCTCGTCACCCTGCTGGCCGCCTCCGCCGTGGGGCTGGGGGCGCTGCTCCATGCGCTGCCCGGGACCTTCACCGCGCTGCGCATTGCGGGCGCCGGTTATCTGCTGTTCCTGGCGGTCAAGGCATGGCGCGCGCCGGTTTCAGACGATGACGACGCGCTGCAGACCGTGCGGCCGGAGGTTTCGTGGCTGGCGCTGCTGCGCGGCGGTTATGCGATCTCGATCAGCAATCCCAAGGCCATCGTCTTCGCCGCCGCCTTCCTGCCGCAGTTCATCGATCCCGCCCGCCCGCAGGCACCGCAGTTCGCCATCCTGGTGGCGGTCTTCGCGGTGATCGAGGCGTTCTGGTACGCGGTCTATGCATTCAGCGGCCGCGCGCTCTCGCGCCATCTGGGCAAGGCCGGCGTCAAGCGGGCGTTCAACCGGCTGACCGGCGGGCTGTTCGCCGGGTTCGGCCTCTCGCTGCTGGCGTTCCGCGCTGCTTAA
- the pyk gene encoding pyruvate kinase yields the protein MATTPPFRRSPHHRGIKRQRKVKILATLGPASRDKETIEKLLKAGADAFRVNMSHGDHDTHRETIANIRAVEKDAMRPIAVLCDLQGPKLRVGTFAEGKAFIRHGAHFTLDRDPTPGDDNRVCLPHPELFGILEKGQRLLIDDGKLRLVVIRAEADSILCSAEVGGAISDRKGVNVPDAIVPVPALTDKDRRDLAFAVEQGADWIGLSFVQRPEDVAEARRLIGGACALMSKIEKPAAVQSIDGIIELSDGIMVARGDLGVELLPEQVPPIQKHIVAKTRASGKPVVVATQMLESMITSPSPTRAEVSDVANAVYDGADAVMLSAETAAGQWPVEAVTIMDRIAVSVEHDSTYRERIHLASTPPDPTTADALSASCATIADTLPIEGIIVFTGSGGSARRVARERPAAPMLVLTPTLATARRLALLWGAHTVTTKDIGSFEEMIAKGKRMALRHGFGAAGTRLVALAGVPFGVPGSTNLLHVVTLTGNELD from the coding sequence TTGGCAACCACTCCACCATTCCGTCGCTCGCCCCACCACCGCGGCATCAAGCGCCAGCGCAAGGTCAAGATCCTTGCCACGCTCGGCCCGGCGAGCCGTGACAAGGAAACCATCGAGAAGCTGCTGAAAGCCGGCGCCGATGCCTTCCGCGTCAACATGAGCCACGGCGATCACGACACCCACCGCGAAACCATCGCCAATATCCGCGCGGTGGAAAAGGACGCGATGCGCCCCATCGCCGTGCTCTGCGACCTGCAGGGCCCGAAACTGCGCGTCGGCACGTTTGCCGAGGGCAAGGCCTTCATCCGCCACGGCGCCCACTTCACGCTGGACCGCGATCCCACCCCGGGTGACGACAACCGCGTCTGCCTGCCGCATCCCGAACTGTTCGGCATCCTCGAGAAGGGCCAGCGCCTGCTGATCGACGACGGCAAGCTGCGCCTCGTGGTCATCCGCGCCGAAGCCGATTCGATCCTGTGCTCGGCCGAAGTCGGCGGCGCGATCTCCGACCGCAAGGGCGTGAACGTGCCCGACGCGATCGTCCCGGTGCCGGCGCTGACCGACAAGGACCGCCGCGACCTCGCCTTCGCGGTCGAGCAGGGCGCCGACTGGATCGGCCTCTCCTTCGTGCAGCGTCCCGAGGACGTCGCCGAGGCCCGCCGCCTGATCGGCGGGGCCTGCGCGCTGATGTCGAAGATCGAGAAGCCTGCCGCGGTGCAGTCGATCGACGGCATCATCGAGCTGTCGGACGGCATCATGGTCGCGCGCGGTGACCTTGGCGTCGAACTGCTGCCCGAACAGGTGCCGCCGATCCAGAAGCACATCGTCGCCAAGACCCGCGCCAGCGGCAAGCCGGTGGTGGTGGCCACGCAGATGCTGGAATCGATGATCACCAGCCCCTCGCCGACCCGCGCCGAAGTCTCCGACGTCGCCAACGCCGTGTATGACGGCGCCGACGCGGTGATGCTCTCGGCCGAAACCGCCGCCGGTCAGTGGCCGGTCGAGGCGGTGACGATCATGGACCGCATCGCCGTCTCGGTCGAACACGATTCGACCTACCGCGAGCGTATCCACCTCGCCTCGACCCCGCCCGATCCGACCACCGCCGACGCGCTTTCCGCCTCCTGCGCGACGATTGCCGATACCCTGCCGATCGAGGGCATCATCGTCTTCACCGGCTCGGGCGGTTCGGCCCGCCGCGTCGCGCGCGAACGGCCCGCAGCGCCGATGCTGGTGCTCACCCCGACGCTCGCCACCGCCCGCCGCCTGGCGCTGCTGTGGGGCGCCCATACGGTGACCACCAAGGACATCGGCAGCTTCGAGGAGATGATCGCCAAGGGCAAGCGCATGGCGCTGCGCCACGGTTTCGGCGCTGCCGGAACCCGCCTCGTGGCGCTGGCGGGCGTGCCGTTCGGCGTGCCGGGCTCCACCAACCTGCTCCACGTCGTGACGCTCACCGGCAACGAACTGGACTGA
- a CDS encoding DUF1244 domain-containing protein yields the protein MHENNSIDALDDAVAAATFRRLVKHLQQRHDAENIELMGLAGFCRNCLADWIRDAGFAGDKAAAREVIHGMPFGEWKAKYQSEATPEQLARMEESLKKNAPGH from the coding sequence ATGCACGAAAACAACTCCATAGACGCTCTTGATGACGCCGTAGCGGCAGCGACTTTCCGCCGTCTCGTCAAGCACTTGCAGCAGCGCCACGATGCCGAGAACATCGAGCTGATGGGGCTTGCCGGATTTTGCCGCAATTGCCTGGCCGACTGGATCCGCGACGCCGGTTTTGCAGGCGACAAGGCCGCCGCGCGCGAAGTGATCCATGGCATGCCGTTCGGGGAGTGGAAGGCGAAATACCAGAGCGAGGCCACGCCTGAGCAGCTGGCGCGGATGGAGGAGAGCCTGAAGAAGAACGCCCCCGGGCACTGA
- a CDS encoding HAMP domain-containing protein, with the protein MVDWFVKHAPIRQKTWFAFTVMAAAMLVAVLCAALLPLVIGLPAGLALTLGAWLFGMACREGICVPYVSTVVRMEGLAAGDLDSPVDYTDYRDCVGRMTQAMFTFRETARQQRITARDQAAMVEQFTAQLEKLARGDLTAQVTAEFTGEFSQLKSHFNEAIGRLRDLVGAVQVRAQAIRTGSSEISQASDDLARRTEGMPPASSRPRPRSSRWRIA; encoded by the coding sequence ATGGTCGACTGGTTCGTCAAACATGCCCCTATCCGGCAGAAAACCTGGTTCGCATTCACGGTCATGGCTGCCGCGATGCTGGTGGCGGTGCTCTGCGCGGCGCTGCTGCCGCTGGTGATAGGCCTGCCCGCAGGGCTGGCGCTGACGCTGGGCGCCTGGCTCTTCGGCATGGCCTGCCGCGAGGGTATCTGCGTGCCTTATGTCTCCACCGTGGTGCGCATGGAGGGGCTGGCCGCGGGCGACCTCGACAGCCCGGTGGACTATACCGATTACCGCGACTGCGTGGGCCGCATGACCCAGGCGATGTTCACCTTCCGCGAGACCGCGCGCCAGCAGCGGATCACCGCGCGCGATCAGGCCGCGATGGTCGAACAGTTCACCGCCCAACTGGAAAAGCTGGCGCGCGGCGATCTCACCGCCCAGGTGACCGCCGAATTCACCGGCGAGTTCAGCCAGCTCAAGAGCCATTTCAACGAGGCGATCGGGCGGCTGCGCGACCTTGTCGGCGCGGTGCAGGTGCGCGCGCAGGCGATCCGCACCGGCTCGAGCGAGATCTCCCAGGCCTCCGACGACCTCGCGCGCCGTACCGAGGGAATGCCGCCAGCCTCCAGCAGACCTCGGCCGCGATCGTCTCGATGGAGGATCGCCTGA
- a CDS encoding methyl-accepting chemotaxis protein produces MEDRLRSTAVAAGQTLESADGVIALVGKGRAVAGETVETMGRVSGCAKGIDTVIEGVDKIAFQTRVLAMNAAVEAGRAGEAGRGFAVVADLVSALAMRAEEEARNAREQLGVTQSEVASAVEAVNSVDSALVEIVDGVGKVHRLLERMTTDNREQSAAITQVTTAIGEMERTTQYNASMVEQTSAAALNLDSEISRLSAQAGEFRLA; encoded by the coding sequence ATGGAGGATCGCCTGAGGAGCACCGCCGTCGCCGCCGGGCAGACGCTGGAGAGTGCCGACGGGGTGATCGCGCTGGTCGGCAAGGGCCGCGCGGTTGCCGGTGAGACGGTGGAGACGATGGGCCGCGTCTCGGGCTGCGCCAAGGGCATCGACACGGTGATCGAGGGGGTCGACAAGATCGCCTTCCAGACCCGGGTGCTGGCGATGAACGCGGCGGTCGAGGCCGGCCGCGCGGGCGAGGCCGGGCGCGGTTTCGCGGTTGTTGCCGATCTGGTCTCGGCGCTTGCCATGCGGGCCGAGGAAGAGGCGCGCAATGCCCGCGAGCAGCTTGGCGTCACCCAGTCGGAAGTTGCCAGTGCGGTCGAGGCGGTCAATTCGGTCGATTCGGCGCTGGTCGAGATCGTCGACGGGGTGGGCAAGGTCCACCGGCTGCTGGAGCGCATGACCACCGACAACCGCGAGCAGTCCGCCGCCATCACCCAGGTGACCACCGCGATCGGCGAGATGGAACGCACGACGCAGTACAATGCCTCGATGGTGGAGCAGACTTCGGCCGCCGCGCTCAATCTCGACAGCGAGATCTCGCGCCTCAGCGCCCAGGCGGGCGAGTTCCGGCTGGCGTGA
- a CDS encoding DUF2312 domain-containing protein — MAETTDDRLRLLIERVERLEEEKKGIGDDIRDVYNEAKAVGYDVKIMRQIVRIRKMKPDDRREMDMLLDTYKTALGID, encoded by the coding sequence ATGGCCGAAACCACCGACGATCGCCTGCGCCTGCTGATCGAGCGCGTCGAGCGCCTCGAAGAAGAAAAGAAGGGCATCGGCGACGATATCCGCGACGTCTATAACGAGGCCAAGGCGGTCGGCTACGACGTCAAGATCATGCGCCAGATCGTCCGCATCCGTAAGATGAAGCCGGACGACCGCCGCGAAATGGACATGCTGCTCGACACCTACAAGACCGCGCTCGGCATCGATTGA
- a CDS encoding type II CAAX prenyl endopeptidase Rce1 family protein: MATRTDPAAASRASTRALALLRELPGFLKRPAILTPVGLRSREGWAALGVMALLHVAVLLLVVLPLIGLWQQAMHLPMPDAFDKLPAGWLLPITVLVAPIAEETLFRGWQTGRPRALWLLLCAVLFAGLAVYAKALAPMVLLGMLVLLTGAALGGWIVLRKRSEPAALYRSAYPVIFWIVALLFAGVHLMNYPSVSALMLPMVLPQLWAALMLGFTRQRIGLPAAMLQHMGANAATMVLVYLGG, from the coding sequence ATGGCCACCCGGACCGACCCTGCCGCCGCTTCCCGTGCATCGACCCGTGCGCTTGCGCTCCTGCGAGAGCTGCCGGGATTCCTGAAAAGACCCGCGATCCTGACGCCGGTCGGCCTGCGTTCGCGCGAGGGGTGGGCCGCGCTGGGCGTGATGGCGCTGCTGCATGTCGCGGTGCTGCTGCTGGTGGTGCTGCCGCTGATCGGCCTGTGGCAGCAGGCCATGCACCTGCCGATGCCCGATGCCTTCGACAAGCTGCCCGCCGGCTGGCTGCTGCCGATCACGGTGCTGGTCGCGCCGATCGCGGAAGAAACGCTGTTCCGGGGCTGGCAGACGGGCCGCCCCCGCGCCTTGTGGCTGCTGCTGTGCGCGGTGCTGTTTGCGGGTCTGGCAGTCTATGCCAAGGCGCTGGCGCCGATGGTGCTGCTTGGGATGCTGGTGCTGCTGACCGGCGCGGCGCTTGGCGGCTGGATCGTGCTGCGCAAGCGTAGCGAACCGGCGGCGCTCTACCGCTCGGCCTATCCTGTGATTTTCTGGATCGTTGCGCTGCTGTTCGCCGGGGTTCACCTGATGAATTACCCGAGCGTGTCGGCGCTGATGCTGCCGATGGTGCTGCCGCAGCTCTGGGCCGCGCTGATGCTGGGCTTCACCCGCCAGCGCATCGGCCTGCCCGCCGCCATGCTCCAGCACATGGGCGCCAATGCGGCGACCATGGTGCTGGTGTATTTGGGAGGGTAA
- a CDS encoding YebC/PmpR family DNA-binding transcriptional regulator: MAGHSKFKNIMHRKGAQDKKRSAQFSKLSREITVAAKMGMPDPDMNPRLRAAVNAAKAQSMPKDNIQRAIDKASKGDAENYEEVRYEGYGPGGVALIVEALTDNRNRTATNVRTAFSKNGGNLGASGAVSHGFERLGLIEYPASVGDEEKVLEAAIEAGAEDVQSDMGDGDENPGSHSIWVSVDSLHEVARELEKVLGEAEGVKLAWKPNLSVEVDADTAGTLMKLVDTLEDDDDVQTVWGNYEISDEVMAKLA; the protein is encoded by the coding sequence ATGGCAGGCCATTCCAAATTCAAGAACATCATGCATCGCAAGGGTGCGCAGGACAAGAAGCGCTCGGCGCAGTTCAGCAAGCTCAGCCGCGAAATCACCGTGGCCGCCAAGATGGGCATGCCCGACCCGGACATGAACCCGCGCCTGCGCGCCGCGGTCAACGCCGCCAAGGCGCAGTCGATGCCCAAGGACAACATCCAGCGCGCGATCGACAAGGCCAGCAAGGGCGATGCCGAGAACTACGAGGAAGTGCGCTACGAGGGTTACGGCCCCGGCGGCGTCGCCCTCATCGTCGAGGCGCTGACCGACAACCGCAACCGTACCGCCACCAACGTGCGCACGGCGTTCTCCAAGAACGGCGGCAACCTCGGTGCCTCGGGCGCGGTTTCGCACGGTTTCGAACGTCTCGGCCTGATCGAGTACCCCGCCTCGGTGGGTGACGAGGAGAAGGTCCTCGAGGCCGCCATCGAAGCCGGCGCCGAGGACGTCCAGAGCGACATGGGCGACGGCGACGAGAACCCGGGCAGCCACTCGATCTGGGTCTCGGTCGATTCGCTGCACGAAGTCGCCCGCGAACTGGAAAAGGTGCTGGGCGAGGCCGAGGGCGTGAAGCTCGCGTGGAAGCCCAACCTCTCGGTCGAGGTCGATGCCGACACCGCCGGCACGCTGATGAAGCTGGTCGACACGCTGGAAGACGACGACGACGTCCAGACCGTCTGGGGCAACTACGAGATCTCCGACGAGGTCATGGCGAAACTCGCCTGA
- a CDS encoding DUF3147 family protein: MLALIARALISGAMIVAIAEIGKRLPAMGALVASLPLVSVLGMMLLWHARPDAENMAVHAQATFWYVLPSLPMFLLIPVLLRHGIGFWLSLLAGCVLTVLLYLLMVHLGPRFGLKV; encoded by the coding sequence ATGCTGGCCCTGATCGCCCGTGCGCTGATCTCCGGCGCGATGATCGTGGCGATCGCCGAGATCGGCAAGCGCCTGCCCGCGATGGGCGCGCTTGTCGCCTCGCTTCCCCTGGTCTCGGTGCTGGGCATGATGCTCCTGTGGCATGCCCGGCCCGATGCCGAGAACATGGCCGTGCATGCACAGGCGACCTTCTGGTACGTGCTGCCCTCGCTGCCGATGTTCCTGCTGATCCCGGTGCTGCTGCGCCACGGGATCGGCTTCTGGCTCTCGCTGCTGGCGGGCTGCGTGCTGACGGTCCTGCTCTACCTGCTGATGGTGCATCTCGGCCCGCGCTTCGGCCTCAAGGTCTGA
- the ruvC gene encoding crossover junction endodeoxyribonuclease RuvC, with translation MIIIGLDPGLTCTGWGIVAKSGSRLSHVANGQIRTDAKAGMAERLVELDAALTDVILHHRPDAGAVEEVFVNVNPQSTLKLGQARGVAMLSIARAGLPVAEYSTKVIKKALVGTGGADKKQIQHMLKVLLPGVKLAGEDASDALAVAITHANMLGSHR, from the coding sequence ATGATCATCATCGGCCTCGATCCGGGGCTCACCTGCACCGGCTGGGGCATCGTCGCCAAGAGCGGCAGCCGTCTCAGCCATGTCGCCAACGGGCAGATCCGCACCGATGCCAAGGCCGGCATGGCCGAGCGCCTGGTCGAGCTCGACGCGGCGCTGACCGACGTGATCCTCCATCACCGGCCCGATGCCGGCGCGGTGGAGGAAGTCTTCGTCAACGTGAACCCGCAGTCGACGCTGAAGCTGGGGCAGGCGCGCGGCGTCGCCATGCTGTCGATCGCGCGCGCGGGTCTGCCGGTGGCGGAGTATTCCACCAAGGTCATCAAGAAGGCGCTGGTCGGCACCGGCGGCGCCGACAAGAAACAGATCCAGCACATGTTGAAAGTGCTGCTGCCCGGCGTGAAGCTGGCGGGCGAGGACGCGTCGGACGCGCTTGCCGTCGCCATCACCCACGCCAACATGCTGGGAAGCCACCGCTAG